One segment of Polaribacter huanghezhanensis DNA contains the following:
- a CDS encoding alpha/beta hydrolase: protein MKSELHYIVRQPKTEQENPPLLLLLHGYGSNEEDLFSFASELPEELLIVSARAPFDMSFGGFSWYEIVLDADNEKSSNLEEARQSLSKIATFIDYIKATYKTDPNNTFLLGFSQGAILSYALSLNFPNKVNHVIALSGYINKELVPASVSELNITTDYYISHGTVDQVLPIDWARKAPIYLNENNLENVYSEYPVGHGVAPQNFYSFKDWIVKRL from the coding sequence ATGAAATCAGAATTACATTATATTGTTCGTCAGCCAAAAACTGAACAAGAAAATCCGCCTTTATTGCTATTATTGCATGGTTACGGAAGCAACGAAGAAGATTTATTTTCATTTGCATCAGAATTGCCTGAAGAATTATTAATTGTAAGCGCACGAGCACCATTTGACATGAGTTTTGGTGGTTTTTCTTGGTATGAAATCGTTTTGGATGCTGATAATGAGAAGTCCTCTAACTTAGAGGAAGCAAGACAATCTTTGTCAAAAATTGCAACTTTTATCGATTACATAAAAGCAACTTATAAAACGGACCCAAATAATACGTTTTTATTAGGATTTAGCCAAGGAGCAATTTTAAGTTATGCGTTGAGTTTGAATTTTCCGAATAAAGTAAATCACGTTATTGCGTTGAGCGGTTATATTAACAAAGAATTAGTTCCGGCTTCTGTTTCTGAGCTAAATATTACTACAGATTATTATATTTCTCATGGAACGGTAGATCAAGTTTTACCCATTGATTGGGCGCGAAAAGCACCTATTTATTTAAACGAAAACAACTTAGAAAATGTATATTCTGAATATCCTGTTGGACACGGAGTTGCACCGCAAAATTTTTACAGTTTTAAAGATTGGATTGTAAAAAGGTTGTAA
- a CDS encoding MBL fold metallo-hydrolase: protein MKITFLGTGTSQGIPMITNNHPVCLSKNIKDKRLRSSIMVSWDDINYIVDCGPDFRTQMLRENVQSINGVLFTHEHSDHTAGFDDVRPFSYQMGEVPIYVDKRTLKSLQQRFEYIFTTKNRYPGAPKVAVNIIDDTAFYLDGVEVTPIEVLHGTLPVTCYRFGNFAYLTDVKTISDTEKEKLKGVKVLVVNALRQESHPTHFNLEEALEFVAEINPERAYFSHISHKLGFHNEVQKALPKNVFLAFDGLKIKV from the coding sequence ATGAAAATTACTTTTTTAGGCACCGGAACTTCACAAGGAATACCAATGATTACAAATAATCATCCGGTTTGTTTGTCTAAAAACATAAAAGACAAGCGTTTGCGTTCTTCTATTATGGTTTCTTGGGATGACATAAATTATATTGTGGATTGTGGTCCAGATTTTAGAACACAAATGTTGCGAGAAAACGTACAAAGCATCAATGGAGTTTTGTTTACACATGAACATTCTGATCATACAGCAGGTTTTGATGACGTAAGACCGTTTAGTTATCAAATGGGAGAGGTGCCAATTTATGTGGATAAAAGAACGTTGAAAAGTTTACAACAACGGTTTGAATATATTTTTACTACAAAAAACAGATATCCTGGAGCTCCAAAAGTTGCCGTAAATATAATTGATGATACCGCTTTTTATTTAGATGGAGTAGAAGTTACACCCATAGAAGTTTTGCACGGAACGTTGCCTGTAACCTGTTATCGTTTTGGAAATTTTGCATATTTAACAGATGTAAAAACAATTTCTGATACAGAAAAAGAAAAATTAAAAGGTGTAAAAGTACTGGTTGTAAATGCATTGCGACAAGAATCGCATCCTACCCATTTTAATTTAGAAGAAGCTTTAGAATTTGTAGCAGAAATAAATCCAGAACGTGCTTACTTTTCTCATATTAGCCACAAATTAGGTTTTCATAACGAAGTTCAAAAAGCATTACCCAAAAATGTGTTTTTGGCTTTTGATGGATTGAAAATTAAAGTGTAA
- a CDS encoding thioredoxin family protein, producing MKRQVEIFTADCPLCEPVVALIKETACENCKITIHNLSEQCESKICVTKMEEYDVKRLPAVAVDGKLIDCCKNAEITKDDLVNVGIGNC from the coding sequence ATGAAACGACAAGTAGAAATTTTCACAGCAGATTGCCCATTATGTGAACCTGTTGTAGCATTAATAAAAGAAACCGCTTGCGAAAACTGCAAAATAACGATTCACAATCTATCTGAACAGTGCGAAAGCAAAATCTGTGTAACTAAAATGGAAGAATATGATGTAAAAAGACTTCCTGCTGTTGCAGTTGATGGAAAACTAATAGACTGCTGTAAAAATGCAGAAATAACAAAAGACGATTTAGTTAACGTAGGAATCGGAAATTGTTAA
- a CDS encoding TonB-dependent receptor, with amino-acid sequence MGITLKGDQKITAVPSTKSKSLRVNLNAHIYGTFAEIGAGQETVRNFFRAGGASGTIAKAMSAYDKDFSDAIYGVESDNRYVTEPRLKTMLSHEIELIEERLSRKKHPDKLFFSYANTVATINFSKKFKGHGWVGVRFQLDPLEEYNEIVLHLRFKETDARLQQETLGILGVNLIYGAFYMNDNPKELVKSFYDNLSKDQLEIDMVNFSGPRFMYVDNRLMSLQLVKNGMTNAVMFDSDGHNLLPAQVLYKKNILALRGSFRPVTKVNMDMFEKSKELFFSERKVDPKNSQIIFEITLANLRAEGEINERDFLDRAELLCSLGQSVMITNFQEYYKLVEYFSEFTKERMALAMGVYNLIQIFDEKYYRNVSGGILEAFGKLFYRDLKVYMYPYKDEETGEYITSENLKVHPRTKELYKFFKHNGKLIDIKDYNPEILHIFSRRVLKMIHNNQAGWEKMLPEGIAELIKKDRLFGYIRRKKAVK; translated from the coding sequence ATGGGAATTACGTTAAAAGGAGATCAAAAAATTACCGCAGTACCATCAACTAAAAGCAAATCGTTGCGTGTAAATTTAAATGCACATATTTATGGAACTTTTGCAGAAATAGGAGCTGGTCAAGAAACGGTGCGTAATTTTTTTAGAGCTGGTGGAGCTTCTGGAACAATTGCAAAAGCAATGAGCGCGTATGATAAAGATTTTTCTGATGCGATTTACGGAGTTGAATCTGACAATCGGTACGTAACTGAGCCAAGATTAAAGACAATGCTTTCTCATGAAATTGAGCTGATTGAAGAACGTTTGAGTAGGAAAAAACATCCAGATAAATTATTTTTTAGTTACGCTAATACAGTTGCTACGATAAATTTTAGCAAAAAATTTAAAGGTCATGGTTGGGTTGGAGTTCGTTTTCAATTAGATCCTTTAGAAGAATACAACGAGATTGTATTGCATTTGCGTTTTAAAGAAACCGACGCTCGTCTGCAACAAGAAACCCTAGGTATTTTAGGTGTAAATCTAATTTATGGCGCGTTTTACATGAATGACAATCCAAAGGAATTGGTGAAATCCTTTTACGACAACTTAAGTAAAGATCAATTAGAAATTGATATGGTTAATTTCTCTGGACCACGTTTTATGTATGTTGACAATCGTTTGATGAGTTTACAATTGGTTAAAAATGGTATGACAAATGCTGTGATGTTTGATTCTGACGGACACAATTTATTGCCAGCACAAGTTTTATATAAAAAGAACATTTTGGCTTTACGTGGTAGTTTTAGACCCGTAACCAAAGTAAATATGGATATGTTCGAAAAATCTAAAGAACTCTTTTTTAGCGAACGCAAAGTAGATCCAAAAAACTCACAAATCATTTTTGAAATTACCTTAGCAAATTTAAGAGCTGAAGGAGAAATTAATGAACGAGATTTCTTAGACAGAGCAGAATTATTATGTTCTCTTGGTCAGAGTGTAATGATTACAAATTTTCAAGAATATTATAAATTGGTAGAGTATTTTAGTGAATTTACTAAAGAAAGAATGGCTTTAGCAATGGGCGTTTACAATCTAATTCAGATTTTTGACGAAAAATATTACCGCAATGTTAGTGGCGGAATTTTAGAAGCTTTCGGCAAACTTTTTTACAGAGATTTAAAAGTATATATGTATCCGTATAAAGATGAAGAAACTGGAGAATATATTACGAGTGAAAATCTAAAAGTGCATCCAAGAACAAAAGAATTGTACAAGTTCTTTAAACATAACGGAAAACTAATCGACATTAAAGATTACAATCCAGAAATACTACACATTTTTTCTAGAAGAGTTCTAAAAATGATTCATAACAACCAAGCTGGTTGGGAAAAAATGTTGCCAGAAGGAATTGCCGAATTGATAAAAAAAGACAGACTTTTTGGATACATTAGAAGAAAAAAAGCAGTTAAGTAA
- a CDS encoding cation transporter — MKIKNILIVLVTIINVSIITSCSSSDKKTEKTIIVKESDIVRESIGVNGMTCVGCEVTLEDNISKIEGVVSVKASHTEKKATIEFDSTKTDIKTITKTIKKSGYKPFKN; from the coding sequence ATGAAAATCAAAAATATATTAATCGTTTTAGTGACAATAATTAATGTTTCTATCATAACATCTTGCTCATCATCCGACAAAAAAACTGAAAAAACAATTATTGTTAAAGAATCCGATATTGTCCGAGAAAGCATTGGAGTAAATGGAATGACTTGTGTAGGTTGTGAAGTCACACTTGAAGATAATATTTCAAAAATTGAAGGTGTTGTCAGTGTAAAAGCCTCTCATACAGAAAAGAAAGCAACAATTGAATTTGATTCAACTAAAACAGATATCAAAACCATTACTAAAACTATTAAAAAATCGGGCTACAAACCTTTTAAAAACTAA
- a CDS encoding BatA domain-containing protein, producing MQFKHPEILYFLGFVIIPILVHLFQLKKFKKTPFTNVAFLQKIVLQTRKSSKLKKWIILASRILLFSAIIIAFSQPYFSDKEAEKKQHTFIYLDNSLSLNSKGEKGDLLQNAIKEIIENSSEKESYSLLTNSDFHENINSNELKKVLLNLQPNVSFRSLEEVLLKTESFKSNKTKTLYKPILISDFQINKKNININFTNVTTPISFIKLNVAQKNNLSIDSVFIDNQNDNNFTVTALIKNQGDLKNNISIALYNNESVISKQTFSIKENEEKIISFPIQNQEKINRKIVLDFDDAFSFDNTFYFTTNSTKKINVLSIGKNTDFLSKIFTKNEFNFDSNSLQNSNYNILQKQELIILNELEKLPQSLITFLQTHLKEGKSLVIIPNENSNINSYNAFFSSIKIGNIFNKVNDSLKITNINFKNPFFRNVFSKDVQNFQYPIVKSYYTSNFKHALSLLNFENQQDFISQISIKKGNIFWVSSPLNTKVSNFINSPLVVPVFYNFGKLSAKHPKPSYTIGETNFIDIETILKKDEVLTIKDGTTSFIPLQQLFASKVTLETKDKPNEQGLYTVNKDNIVLENIAFNYNTSESKLTFLNIKEEIKGNKNLQYSESIAAVLQKNNEKNKVTWLWKWFLALAIVSLIFEILILKFFKP from the coding sequence ATGCAATTTAAACATCCAGAAATTTTATACTTTTTAGGGTTTGTCATCATCCCAATTTTGGTGCATTTATTTCAGTTGAAAAAGTTTAAAAAAACACCTTTTACAAACGTTGCTTTTTTACAAAAAATTGTATTGCAAACTCGCAAAAGTTCGAAGCTAAAAAAGTGGATCATTTTAGCCTCCAGAATACTACTTTTTTCTGCAATCATTATTGCTTTTTCTCAACCTTATTTTAGCGATAAGGAAGCAGAAAAAAAACAACATACTTTTATCTATTTAGACAATTCTTTAAGTTTAAATTCTAAAGGAGAAAAAGGAGATTTATTACAAAACGCCATTAAAGAAATTATAGAAAATAGTTCAGAAAAAGAATCGTACAGTTTACTTACAAATTCTGATTTTCATGAAAACATCAATTCAAATGAGCTTAAAAAAGTATTATTAAATTTACAACCTAACGTTTCTTTTAGAAGTTTAGAGGAAGTTCTACTTAAAACCGAAAGCTTTAAATCAAATAAAACAAAAACTTTATATAAACCAATATTAATATCTGATTTTCAAATAAATAAAAAAAATATAAATATAAATTTTACAAATGTAACAACGCCAATTTCTTTTATAAAACTCAATGTAGCACAAAAAAACAATCTTTCTATTGATAGCGTTTTTATAGACAATCAAAATGATAACAATTTTACAGTAACTGCTCTCATAAAAAATCAAGGGGATTTAAAAAATAATATTTCTATTGCACTTTACAATAATGAATCTGTCATCTCAAAACAAACTTTTTCTATCAAAGAAAATGAAGAAAAAATCATCTCATTCCCTATTCAAAATCAAGAAAAAATAAACAGAAAAATTGTACTTGATTTTGATGATGCTTTTAGCTTTGACAATACATTTTATTTTACTACAAATTCAACTAAAAAAATCAACGTTCTTAGCATCGGAAAAAACACTGATTTCTTGTCTAAAATTTTCACAAAAAATGAATTTAATTTCGATTCAAATTCTTTGCAAAATAGCAACTACAATATATTGCAAAAACAAGAACTTATTATCTTAAATGAACTAGAAAAATTACCTCAATCTTTAATCACATTTTTACAAACTCATTTAAAAGAAGGAAAGAGTTTGGTTATAATTCCGAATGAAAATTCGAACATCAATTCTTACAATGCTTTTTTTAGCAGCATCAAAATTGGAAACATTTTTAATAAAGTAAATGATTCTTTAAAAATTACCAACATCAATTTTAAAAATCCATTTTTTAGAAATGTGTTCTCTAAAGATGTTCAAAATTTTCAATATCCTATTGTAAAAAGCTATTACACATCTAATTTTAAACACGCTTTAAGTTTATTAAATTTTGAAAATCAACAAGATTTTATCAGTCAAATTTCTATTAAAAAGGGCAATATCTTTTGGGTTTCAAGCCCTTTAAACACTAAAGTTAGCAACTTTATAAATTCTCCGTTAGTAGTTCCTGTTTTTTACAATTTCGGAAAGTTGAGTGCCAAACATCCAAAACCATCTTATACAATTGGAGAAACAAATTTTATTGACATTGAAACTATTTTAAAGAAAGATGAAGTGCTAACAATTAAAGACGGCACAACTTCATTTATTCCGTTACAACAATTATTTGCTTCAAAAGTTACATTAGAGACTAAAGACAAACCAAATGAGCAAGGTTTATACACTGTAAATAAAGACAATATTGTTCTCGAAAATATCGCTTTCAATTATAATACATCAGAAAGTAAACTGACTTTTTTAAACATCAAAGAAGAAATTAAAGGTAATAAAAACCTCCAATATTCTGAATCTATTGCAGCAGTTTTACAGAAAAATAATGAGAAAAATAAAGTTACTTGGCTTTGGAAATGGTTTTTAGCTTTAGCTATTGTATCTTTGATCTTTGAAATATTGATTTTAAAATTCTTCAAACCATGA
- a CDS encoding DUF3472 domain-containing protein yields MSCKNKEAQKLQFNVQVPTAGNAWVLENNNYIQSDILTKDGIQNWDNNKIRTYVYFKNKGNLSLGLTAKTATKNTKIKVSFNNTQKEISLTNTKLDSIFIGNYQIEKEGYYNIDLELLEENASINIKDVLIGILNTTQVLFIKDEFYWGRRGPSVHLNYLVPKSVENIEWFYSELMIPKGQDVIGSYYMANGFSGGYFGIQANSKTERRILFSIWSPYKTDKPSEIPEAYKIKLLKKGNEVHSGEFGNEGSGGQSYKVFSWKTGINYGFLIGSKPTKNNSTIYTAYFYNSEENKWNLIAQFKRPKTHTYLKGLYSFLENFIPEQGVYDRKGLFSNQWVYNKNGWHELNKIKFTADNTARKQNRLDYSGGIENNVFYLKNCGFTNDNIEIGTTFERIKTGKQPQIDFNKFN; encoded by the coding sequence TTGAGTTGCAAAAATAAAGAAGCACAAAAACTACAATTCAATGTGCAAGTTCCGACTGCTGGAAATGCTTGGGTTCTTGAAAATAACAACTACATTCAATCGGATATTCTTACCAAAGATGGAATTCAAAATTGGGATAACAACAAAATCAGAACCTATGTTTATTTTAAAAATAAAGGCAATCTTTCTTTAGGATTGACAGCAAAAACAGCAACTAAAAACACGAAAATTAAAGTCAGTTTTAACAATACTCAAAAAGAAATTTCTTTAACAAATACGAAATTGGATAGCATTTTTATTGGCAATTATCAGATAGAAAAAGAAGGTTATTACAATATTGATTTAGAATTACTAGAAGAAAACGCTTCTATAAACATAAAAGATGTATTAATTGGAATTTTAAACACCACTCAAGTGCTTTTTATCAAAGATGAATTTTATTGGGGACGACGCGGTCCATCGGTGCATTTAAATTATTTAGTTCCAAAAAGTGTAGAAAATATTGAATGGTTTTATAGCGAATTGATGATTCCTAAAGGTCAAGATGTAATTGGCTCTTATTATATGGCAAATGGTTTTAGTGGTGGATATTTCGGAATTCAAGCAAATTCTAAAACTGAAAGACGCATTTTGTTTTCAATTTGGAGTCCGTACAAAACAGACAAACCTTCTGAAATACCAGAAGCATATAAAATAAAACTATTGAAAAAAGGAAACGAAGTTCATAGCGGAGAGTTTGGTAACGAAGGCTCTGGCGGGCAAAGTTATAAAGTGTTTTCTTGGAAAACAGGAATCAATTATGGTTTTTTGATTGGCTCAAAACCAACCAAAAATAATAGCACCATTTACACCGCATATTTTTACAATTCCGAAGAAAATAAATGGAATTTAATTGCGCAATTTAAAAGACCAAAAACGCATACATACTTAAAAGGATTGTATTCTTTTTTAGAGAATTTTATTCCAGAACAAGGAGTTTATGACAGAAAAGGGTTGTTCAGCAATCAATGGGTTTATAATAAAAATGGTTGGCATGAGCTGAACAAGATTAAGTTTACAGCAGACAATACAGCTAGAAAACAAAATCGTTTAGATTATTCTGGCGGAATTGAAAATAATGTTTTTTACTTAAAAAATTGTGGTTTTACAAACGACAACATTGAAATTGGCACTACATTTGAAAGAATAAAAACAGGAAAACAACCACAAATTGATTTTAACAAGTTCAATTAA
- a CDS encoding dihydroorotase: protein MSTLLKSATIIDPSSQFNNQKKDILITDGVIEKIENSIPTKPNYTVVSLENLHVSCGWFDTSVSFGEPGFEERETIANGLQTAAKSGFTTVAINSNTNPFIDNKSAVEFLINKGKGFATTLFPIASLTQKSEGKEMAELYDMQQSGAIAFGDYNKSIANDNLMKVALLYAQNFDGLILSFPKNNSIAAGGLANEGNNSTKLGLKGIPALAEHLQIARDLFLLEYTGGKLHIPTISTTVSVKLIKEAKKKGLHVTCSVSAHHLTLTDDELHGFDSNVKVTPPLRTQKDCNALIKAVKDGIIDIITSDHNPIDIEHKKVEFSAAKNGTIGLESCFGAVNSVLTLEESIEALTTKPRAIFDLETTSITVGEKADISLFNPKLKYTFAKENILSASKNSAFLGKELNGKAYGIFANNKLVIH, encoded by the coding sequence ATGAGTACGCTACTAAAATCAGCTACTATAATAGACCCTAGCAGTCAATTCAATAATCAAAAAAAAGACATTTTAATTACCGATGGCGTAATTGAAAAAATCGAAAATTCCATTCCAACCAAACCAAATTACACTGTTGTAAGCTTAGAAAACCTACATGTTTCTTGTGGGTGGTTTGACACCAGCGTTTCGTTTGGAGAACCAGGTTTTGAAGAAAGAGAAACCATTGCAAACGGCTTACAAACTGCTGCAAAAAGTGGTTTTACAACGGTTGCAATCAACTCAAATACAAATCCGTTTATAGACAATAAATCTGCTGTTGAGTTTTTAATCAACAAAGGAAAAGGATTTGCCACTACCCTATTTCCAATTGCTTCTCTAACTCAGAAAAGTGAAGGAAAAGAAATGGCAGAATTGTACGATATGCAACAATCTGGAGCCATCGCTTTTGGAGATTACAACAAATCAATTGCCAATGACAACTTGATGAAAGTTGCTTTGTTATACGCTCAAAATTTTGATGGATTAATTTTAAGTTTTCCAAAAAACAACTCAATTGCAGCTGGAGGATTGGCAAACGAAGGAAACAACAGCACCAAATTAGGATTAAAAGGAATTCCCGCTTTGGCAGAACATTTACAAATTGCAAGAGACTTGTTCTTATTAGAATATACTGGTGGAAAATTACATATTCCCACAATTTCTACAACAGTATCTGTAAAACTAATTAAAGAAGCAAAAAAGAAAGGATTACACGTAACCTGTAGTGTAAGCGCGCATCATTTAACATTAACTGATGATGAATTGCACGGATTTGACAGCAACGTAAAAGTTACGCCGCCTTTACGTACTCAAAAAGATTGCAATGCATTGATCAAAGCCGTAAAAGACGGAATTATAGATATTATTACTTCTGATCACAATCCGATAGATATTGAACATAAAAAAGTAGAATTTAGCGCCGCTAAAAACGGAACCATCGGTTTAGAAAGTTGTTTTGGAGCAGTAAATTCTGTACTAACTTTAGAAGAAAGCATTGAAGCGTTGACCACAAAACCTCGCGCCATTTTTGATTTAGAAACTACCTCTATAACAGTTGGCGAAAAGGCTGACATCAGCTTATTTAATCCTAAGTTAAAATACACATTTGCAAAAGAAAATATCTTATCGGCTTCTAAAAATTCTGCATTTTTAGGAAAAGAATTAAACGGAAAAGCTTACGGAATCTTTGCAAACAATAAATTGGTTATCCATTAA
- a CDS encoding DUF4395 domain-containing protein: protein MEIFLNFGEKIDGYDYKVINERDARASAGIMFLLGVLSLFSVHLYRTIFWAELFSITFIIEFIVRILINPRYAPYMLIGGLVVSNQQPDWVEAKPKRFAWLLGMVLGVIMTYYIIFDIITPIRLAICWLCLFLMFVESVFGICLGCLLYKKLKWKTYNCPGGICDVPSPPYNKRKLVIIAAFLGLFFLTYVSLKSYKFNEKPKIIIIKE from the coding sequence ATGGAGATTTTCTTGAATTTTGGCGAAAAGATAGATGGTTATGACTACAAAGTCATCAATGAAAGAGATGCAAGAGCAAGTGCAGGAATAATGTTTTTGCTTGGTGTTTTAAGTCTTTTCTCAGTTCACCTTTATAGAACTATATTTTGGGCTGAACTCTTTTCAATTACTTTCATCATAGAGTTTATTGTAAGAATTCTAATAAACCCAAGATATGCACCATATATGCTAATTGGAGGTTTAGTAGTTAGTAATCAACAACCTGATTGGGTAGAAGCAAAACCAAAAAGGTTTGCTTGGTTATTAGGTATGGTTTTAGGAGTAATTATGACTTATTATATCATTTTTGACATTATTACACCTATAAGACTTGCTATTTGCTGGTTGTGTCTATTTTTAATGTTTGTTGAATCTGTTTTCGGAATTTGTTTGGGTTGTCTTCTATATAAAAAACTCAAATGGAAAACTTACAATTGCCCAGGCGGAATCTGTGATGTTCCCTCACCGCCATACAACAAAAGGAAATTGGTAATAATTGCAGCCTTTTTAGGTCTCTTCTTTCTGACTTATGTGTCATTGAAATCATATAAATTTAATGAAAAACCAAAAATTATTATTATCAAAGAATAA
- a CDS encoding metal-sensing transcriptional repressor, protein MKNENSKLPTDLVSDIKTRLKTLSGQINGIVKMLDEGKDPEQINIQFKSIDKGIQKAHYLLLDEVYRKALAIGIVKAVASCPGDCGNEEKIAYLKKEFPNLELSELTDKLKEIQTIENRLKDFNEK, encoded by the coding sequence ATGAAGAATGAAAACTCAAAACTTCCAACAGACCTTGTTTCAGATATTAAAACGAGACTGAAAACTTTGAGCGGACAAATCAATGGAATTGTAAAAATGCTGGATGAAGGAAAAGACCCTGAACAAATAAATATCCAATTCAAATCCATTGACAAAGGAATACAAAAGGCACATTATTTACTTTTAGATGAAGTTTATCGAAAAGCACTTGCAATTGGGATTGTTAAAGCAGTTGCTTCTTGCCCAGGAGATTGCGGAAATGAAGAAAAAATTGCATACTTAAAAAAAGAATTTCCTAATTTGGAATTGTCTGAATTAACAGACAAACTCAAAGAAATCCAAACTATAGAAAACCGACTAAAAGACTTCAACGAAAAATAA
- a CDS encoding ABC transporter ATP-binding protein has product MIIAKNIHKSYGNVNVLKGVDLHIKKGEVVAIVGPSGAGKTTLLQIIGTLDKPQTDIDYELTLNATSLKGISDNQLSKFRNQHIGFIFQFHQLLPEFTALENVCIPAFIAKKEKKETEKKAKEILDFLGLENRYQHKPNQLSGGEQQRVAVARALINNPSVILADEPSGNLDSTSAKKLHELFFQLRDEFNQTFVLVTHNEELAVMADRTLTMKDGVII; this is encoded by the coding sequence ATGATAATTGCTAAAAACATACATAAATCTTACGGAAACGTTAACGTTTTAAAAGGGGTAGATTTACACATAAAAAAAGGTGAAGTTGTTGCTATTGTTGGTCCTTCTGGCGCAGGAAAAACAACTTTATTGCAAATAATTGGCACCTTAGACAAACCACAAACTGATATTGATTATGAATTGACTTTAAATGCGACTTCTTTAAAGGGAATTTCTGACAATCAACTTTCTAAATTTAGAAATCAACACATCGGATTTATTTTTCAGTTTCATCAATTATTACCCGAGTTTACTGCCTTAGAAAATGTTTGCATTCCTGCGTTTATCGCAAAAAAAGAAAAGAAGGAAACCGAAAAAAAAGCCAAAGAAATCTTAGATTTTTTGGGCTTAGAAAATCGATATCAACACAAACCAAATCAACTTTCTGGTGGAGAACAACAACGTGTTGCGGTTGCTAGAGCATTGATTAATAATCCGTCAGTAATTTTAGCTGATGAACCAAGCGGTAATTTAGATTCTACTTCTGCAAAAAAATTACACGAACTTTTTTTTCAATTAAGAGATGAATTTAATCAAACCTTTGTGTTGGTTACACACAACGAAGAACTGGCTGTAATGGCTGATAGAACTTTAACAATGAAAGATGGTGTAATTATTTAA
- a CDS encoding TIGR02757 family protein has product MPLHKADLKEFLDEKVVLYNNPKFIESDPIQIPHQFSKKEDIEIAGFLTATIAWGNRKMIIKNANKLMELLDNSPHDFITNHQESDVERFQNFVHRTFNSVDAIQFVKSLQHIYLNHNGLEQSLAIRDNTQNYRTAISNFKQLFFKIPHQQRTQKHISDPLKGSAAKRINMFLRWMVRNDACGVDFGIWKTHNPAHISCPIDVHSGNVARKLGLLKRKQNDWKAVLELDESLRLLDKKDPSKYDFALFGLGVFEKF; this is encoded by the coding sequence ATGCCACTACACAAAGCCGATTTAAAAGAGTTTTTAGACGAAAAAGTTGTTTTGTACAACAATCCGAAGTTTATTGAATCTGATCCGATTCAAATTCCGCATCAGTTTTCTAAAAAAGAAGATATTGAGATTGCTGGATTTTTAACGGCAACAATTGCTTGGGGAAATCGAAAAATGATTATCAAAAATGCCAATAAATTAATGGAGCTGTTAGACAATTCTCCGCATGATTTTATTACCAATCATCAAGAATCAGATGTAGAACGATTTCAAAATTTTGTGCACAGAACATTTAATTCGGTAGATGCAATTCAGTTTGTAAAATCTCTGCAACACATTTACTTAAATCACAACGGGTTAGAGCAATCACTTGCTATTAGAGATAATACACAAAATTACAGAACAGCAATTTCTAATTTTAAACAATTATTTTTTAAAATTCCACATCAACAAAGAACACAAAAACACATCTCAGATCCTTTAAAAGGTTCAGCAGCAAAAAGAATAAATATGTTTTTACGTTGGATGGTAAGAAATGATGCTTGTGGTGTTGACTTCGGTATATGGAAAACACACAATCCAGCACACATTTCTTGTCCGATTGATGTACATTCTGGAAATGTAGCAAGGAAACTCGGTTTGCTAAAAAGAAAACAAAACGATTGGAAAGCAGTTCTAGAATTGGATGAAAGTTTACGTCTTTTAGATAAAAAAGATCCTTCTAAATACGATTTTGCACTATTTGGATTGGGCGTTTTTGAAAAATTTTAA